A region from the Nocardia terpenica genome encodes:
- a CDS encoding ribonuclease HII gives MRSADWPPRVVMRKAAGLRTLEAALIRSGLGPVAGVDEAGRGCCAGPLVVAACLLAPKAYDSLAGLNDSKKLTEPVREQLFPIIKRRALAWKVVVIPAWEIDSIGIHVANIEGMRRAIAGLEAEPGYVLTDGFRVPGIPVPSLPVIGGDATAACIAAASILAKVTRDRMMVDLDKRMPGYGFAAHKGYNTAEHIAALERLGPTSEHRRSWRNVRDTGAIDVVTDEPDLPDSRRVATDTAHAR, from the coding sequence ATCCGGAGTGCGGACTGGCCGCCGCGGGTGGTGATGCGCAAGGCCGCGGGCCTGCGCACGCTCGAGGCGGCACTGATCCGCAGCGGGCTGGGACCGGTCGCGGGCGTGGACGAGGCGGGGCGCGGGTGCTGCGCCGGGCCGCTCGTAGTGGCCGCGTGCCTGCTCGCGCCCAAGGCGTACGACTCGCTGGCCGGGCTCAACGACTCCAAGAAGCTCACCGAACCCGTTCGCGAGCAGCTGTTCCCGATCATCAAGCGCCGCGCCCTGGCCTGGAAGGTCGTGGTGATCCCCGCCTGGGAGATCGACTCCATCGGCATTCACGTGGCCAATATCGAGGGCATGCGGCGCGCGATCGCCGGGCTGGAGGCCGAGCCCGGCTACGTGCTGACCGACGGCTTCCGGGTGCCGGGCATACCGGTGCCGTCGTTGCCGGTGATCGGCGGCGATGCGACGGCGGCCTGTATCGCGGCGGCCAGCATCCTGGCCAAGGTCACCCGCGACCGCATGATGGTCGACCTGGACAAGCGAATGCCCGGTTACGGTTTCGCCGCGCACAAGGGCTACAACACCGCCGAGCACATCGCCGCGCTGGAGCGGCTCGGCCCCACCAGTGAGCATCGCCGGAGCTGGCGTAACGTGCGCGACACCGGCGCGATCGACGTTGTGACCGATGAGCCCGACCTGCCCGATTCGAGGCGAGTGGCTACCGATACCGCGCATGCGAGATGA
- the lepB gene encoding signal peptidase I — MADESDSVTAPGADDERASGSRRSQRRRRGKNTKGRPFWQEVPILIVIAAVIAALVVNFIGRPYVIPSESMEPTLHGCTGCTGDRIYVEKLSYDFGDPKPGDVVVFVGPSDSWNKTYHSNRSSNVVVRGVQNFFSFFGLVPPDENDLVKRVIAVGGQTVQCCDVQGRVMVDGKPLDEPYARYIAPYVPGVAFSNFNPLGREFGPVKVPEGNLWVMGDNRNRSADSRAHMDDRYQGTVPVSDVRGKAVFKIWPPNRIGPVRAQNPQ, encoded by the coding sequence GTGGCAGACGAAAGCGACTCGGTGACCGCGCCAGGGGCCGACGATGAACGCGCGAGCGGATCCCGGCGAAGCCAGCGGCGGCGGCGCGGGAAGAACACCAAGGGCCGCCCGTTCTGGCAAGAGGTGCCGATCCTGATCGTGATCGCGGCGGTGATCGCGGCGCTGGTGGTGAATTTCATCGGGCGCCCGTACGTGATCCCGTCCGAGTCGATGGAACCCACCCTGCACGGCTGCACCGGCTGCACCGGCGACCGGATCTACGTGGAGAAGCTGAGCTACGACTTCGGCGATCCCAAGCCGGGCGACGTCGTCGTGTTCGTCGGCCCGTCCGACTCCTGGAACAAGACGTATCACTCGAACCGGTCGAGCAATGTCGTCGTCCGGGGCGTCCAGAACTTCTTCTCGTTCTTCGGGCTCGTGCCGCCGGACGAGAACGACCTCGTCAAGCGCGTCATCGCGGTCGGCGGGCAGACGGTGCAGTGCTGCGACGTCCAGGGCCGGGTCATGGTCGACGGCAAGCCGCTCGACGAACCGTATGCCCGGTACATCGCCCCGTACGTTCCGGGAGTGGCCTTCAGCAACTTCAATCCGCTGGGACGCGAGTTCGGCCCGGTCAAGGTGCCCGAGGGGAATCTGTGGGTGATGGGCGACAACCGGAACCGATCCGCCGACTCGCGCGCCCACATGGACGACAGGTATCAGGGCACGGTCCCGGTCTCCGACGTGCGCGGCAAGGCGGTGTTCAAGATCTGGCCGCCGAACCGGATCGGACCGGTCCGAGCGCAGAATCCCCAGTAA
- the rplS gene encoding 50S ribosomal protein L19 yields the protein MNTLDFVDEKSLRTDVPDFRPGDTINVHVKVIEGNKERLQVFKGAVIRRQGGGIRETFTVRKVSFGVGVERTFPVHSPNIDHIDVVTRGDVRRAKLYYLRDLRGKAAKIKEKR from the coding sequence ATGAACACCCTCGACTTCGTCGACGAAAAGTCGTTGCGCACCGATGTCCCCGACTTCCGGCCGGGTGACACCATCAACGTGCACGTGAAGGTTATCGAAGGCAACAAGGAGCGTCTCCAGGTCTTCAAGGGCGCCGTCATCCGGCGTCAGGGTGGCGGCATCCGCGAGACCTTCACGGTCCGCAAGGTGTCCTTCGGTGTCGGCGTCGAGCGCACCTTCCCGGTGCACAGCCCGAACATCGACCACATCGATGTCGTGACCCGCGGCGATGTCCGCCGGGCCAAGCTGTACTACCTGCGCGATCTGCGCGGCAAGGCCGCCAAGATCAAGGAAAAGCGCTGA
- a CDS encoding Tex family protein: MTTASEPVSTGTIRLASVGRRIAEELSVRDEQVRAAVELLDGGSTVPFIARYRKEVTGGLDDAQLRQLEERLHYLRELDERRTSILESIRGQGKLDAALEQQIMLAETKARLEDIYLPYKPKRRTKAQIAREAGHEPVADALLTDPTTDPAQYSAEQLDGARAILVERFAEDADLVGELRELMWNRGRISSKVRSGKEEPGAKFADYFEFSEPFTKLPSHRILALLRGEKEDVLTLHLEPDTEEPEAGERTIYEGRIALKFGIADQGRPADSWLLDTVRWAWRTKLQVSLGIDIRMRLRQSAEKDAVDVFATNLRDLLLAAPAGSRTTMGLDPGYRTGVKVAVVDATGKVVATETIYPHKPQGQTEKSLAVLGALVARFGVELIAIGNGTASRETDALAVELISRIPENKPTKIVVSEAGASVYSASAYASQELPELDVSLRGAVSIARRLQDPLAELVKIEPKSIGVGQYQHDVSETLLARSLGAVVEDAVNAVGVDVNTASVPLLSRVSGVSSSVAESIVAHRDQNGPFRSRAALRDVPRLGPKAFEQCAGFLRIRGGDDPLDSSAVHPEAYPVVRRILDGTGRGVAELIGNTTVLRALRPAEFTDERFGVPTVTDIIAELEKPGRDPRPEFKTAEFAAGIEKVADLEPGMVLEGVVTNVAAFGAFVDIGVHQDGLVHVSAMSHNFVRDPREVVKSGDVVRVKVLEVDVARQRIGLSLRLDDEPGAGKPERGEGRGGGRQSGQGRGGQQRGGQQQRGGDRRGQGQGQGQGRNAQRRNAPEPSGAMADALRRAGFGR, from the coding sequence GTGACGACAGCCTCCGAACCCGTCAGCACCGGAACCATCCGCCTAGCCAGCGTCGGCCGGCGAATCGCCGAAGAGCTGAGCGTGCGCGACGAACAGGTTCGCGCCGCCGTCGAGCTCCTCGACGGCGGATCGACCGTTCCGTTCATCGCCCGCTACCGCAAGGAGGTCACCGGCGGACTCGACGACGCGCAGCTGCGGCAGCTGGAGGAGCGGCTGCACTACCTGCGCGAACTGGACGAGCGCCGGACGTCGATCCTCGAATCCATTCGCGGCCAGGGCAAATTGGACGCCGCCCTGGAGCAGCAGATCATGCTGGCCGAGACCAAGGCCCGCCTCGAGGACATCTACCTGCCGTACAAGCCGAAGCGCCGCACCAAGGCGCAGATCGCCCGTGAGGCCGGTCATGAACCGGTCGCCGACGCCCTGCTGACCGACCCCACCACCGATCCCGCCCAGTACAGCGCCGAGCAGCTCGACGGCGCCCGCGCCATCCTGGTCGAACGCTTCGCCGAGGACGCCGACCTGGTCGGCGAGCTGCGCGAGCTCATGTGGAACCGCGGCCGAATCAGCTCGAAGGTGCGCTCCGGCAAGGAGGAGCCGGGCGCCAAGTTCGCCGACTACTTCGAGTTCAGCGAGCCGTTCACCAAGCTGCCCTCGCACCGCATCTTGGCGCTGCTGCGCGGCGAGAAAGAAGACGTGCTCACGCTGCACCTCGAGCCCGATACCGAAGAGCCCGAGGCGGGCGAGCGCACCATCTACGAGGGCCGCATCGCGCTGAAGTTCGGCATCGCCGATCAGGGCCGCCCCGCCGACTCCTGGCTGCTGGACACCGTGCGCTGGGCTTGGCGCACCAAGCTGCAGGTCAGTCTCGGCATCGACATCCGCATGCGGCTGCGCCAGTCCGCCGAGAAGGACGCGGTCGACGTGTTCGCCACCAACCTGCGCGATCTGCTGCTGGCCGCGCCCGCCGGGAGCCGCACCACCATGGGCCTGGACCCGGGTTACCGCACCGGCGTCAAGGTGGCCGTCGTCGACGCCACCGGCAAGGTCGTCGCCACCGAGACCATCTACCCGCACAAGCCGCAGGGCCAGACCGAGAAGTCGCTGGCGGTGCTGGGCGCGCTCGTCGCCCGGTTCGGGGTCGAGCTCATCGCGATCGGCAACGGCACCGCCTCGCGGGAGACCGATGCCCTTGCCGTGGAACTGATCTCGCGCATCCCGGAGAACAAGCCCACCAAGATCGTGGTCTCCGAGGCGGGCGCGTCGGTGTACTCGGCCTCGGCCTACGCCTCCCAGGAGCTTCCGGAGCTGGACGTGTCGCTGCGCGGCGCGGTCTCCATCGCCCGCCGCCTGCAGGACCCGCTGGCCGAGCTGGTGAAGATCGAGCCCAAGTCGATCGGCGTGGGCCAGTACCAGCACGACGTGTCGGAGACGCTGCTGGCCCGCTCGCTGGGCGCGGTTGTCGAGGACGCGGTGAACGCGGTCGGCGTCGACGTCAACACCGCCTCGGTGCCGCTGCTGTCCCGGGTCTCGGGCGTGTCCTCGTCGGTGGCGGAAAGCATTGTGGCGCACCGGGACCAGAACGGCCCGTTCCGCAGCCGCGCCGCGCTGCGCGACGTGCCGCGGCTGGGCCCCAAGGCGTTCGAACAGTGCGCGGGCTTCCTGCGCATCCGCGGCGGCGACGACCCGCTCGACAGCTCCGCCGTGCACCCCGAGGCGTACCCGGTGGTGCGTCGCATCCTGGACGGCACCGGCCGCGGCGTCGCCGAGCTGATCGGCAACACCACCGTGCTGCGCGCGCTGCGCCCGGCCGAGTTCACCGACGAGCGCTTCGGCGTGCCCACCGTCACCGACATCATCGCCGAGCTGGAGAAGCCGGGCCGCGACCCGCGCCCGGAGTTCAAGACCGCCGAATTCGCCGCGGGCATCGAGAAGGTCGCCGACCTGGAGCCCGGCATGGTGCTCGAGGGGGTGGTCACCAATGTGGCCGCGTTCGGCGCGTTCGTCGACATCGGCGTGCATCAGGACGGCCTGGTGCACGTGTCGGCCATGTCGCACAACTTCGTTCGCGATCCGCGCGAGGTGGTGAAGTCCGGCGACGTGGTGCGGGTCAAGGTGCTCGAGGTCGACGTGGCCCGCCAGCGCATCGGGCTCAGCCTGCGCCTGGACGACGAGCCCGGGGCCGGTAAGCCGGAGCGCGGCGAGGGCCGCGGCGGCGGCCGCCAGTCCGGTCAGGGCCGGGGTGGCCAGCAGCGCGGCGGCCAGCAGCAGCGCGGCGGCGACCGGCGCGGCCAGGGGCAGGGTCAGGGCCAGGGTCGAAATGCGCAGCGCCGCAACGCACCCGAGCCCAGCGGCGCGATGGCCGATGCGCTGCGGCGCGCGGGGTTCGGTCGCTGA
- a CDS encoding site-specific integrase, whose translation MVQNRRGRPELDPGDVPEPNLKPHPTKPGVWEASGRPRDWNGNYQRIYRSSPPETDSRGRAKPDRCGERARRAYFDAAHEWIDSSVTLASKLTKRSTVAEVWAAYKDDLRKRGRLEETINNYEPMMRDTIIPQYGRREIGLTNTAVIEDMLDYVARERGGSAPRILKENILSGMFRFAIRVGALPPGNPVREALLPKPGNFQRRRGGSAFVDSATVERILIDVYTSDAPCPTLDKRKGKGAWKHRVPTVAEYCQTYDLADWVVFVAATGWRLGQTLGVCESDIDFKTGIVTPRGAVRTRDGSAQVWIDYTSDDAEDIHQGKFASKPVQLPRAVLNVLAARVQRSQAVRQAIRKRRLKAGLPPRPKDADWPEDLLFFDLDDGGPRNLKSMLHRWRRLAAALGLPAGVTPHSLRKYIGTEGITAGLDATKVADQLGNTSRVLRKAYVRRYQPHADVTALIGDKIGPALDEVARRRSC comes from the coding sequence ATGGTCCAGAATAGACGTGGTCGCCCCGAGTTGGATCCGGGTGATGTCCCGGAACCGAATCTGAAACCACATCCGACGAAACCAGGCGTATGGGAGGCATCGGGACGGCCCCGCGACTGGAACGGCAACTACCAGCGCATCTACCGGTCCTCGCCGCCGGAGACCGACAGCCGAGGCCGCGCCAAGCCCGACCGCTGCGGCGAACGCGCCCGCCGCGCCTACTTCGACGCCGCCCACGAGTGGATCGACTCGTCGGTCACCCTGGCCAGCAAACTGACCAAACGGTCCACCGTCGCGGAAGTGTGGGCCGCGTACAAGGACGATCTCCGCAAACGTGGACGGCTCGAAGAGACGATCAACAACTACGAGCCGATGATGCGCGACACCATCATCCCCCAATACGGACGCCGCGAGATCGGCCTCACCAACACCGCTGTCATCGAAGACATGCTCGACTACGTAGCCCGTGAGCGTGGTGGCAGCGCCCCGCGCATCCTGAAAGAGAACATCCTGTCCGGAATGTTCCGGTTCGCGATCCGGGTCGGCGCGCTCCCTCCGGGCAACCCGGTCCGGGAAGCGTTGCTACCCAAGCCCGGGAACTTCCAGCGTCGACGCGGTGGTTCCGCGTTCGTGGACTCCGCGACGGTCGAGCGCATCCTGATCGACGTGTACACCTCCGATGCCCCATGCCCCACACTCGACAAGCGAAAAGGCAAGGGAGCGTGGAAACACCGAGTGCCCACGGTCGCGGAGTACTGCCAGACCTACGATCTCGCCGACTGGGTGGTGTTCGTCGCCGCCACCGGCTGGCGGCTCGGCCAAACACTCGGTGTCTGCGAATCCGACATCGACTTCAAGACCGGGATCGTCACCCCGCGCGGCGCGGTCCGTACCCGCGACGGCTCGGCACAGGTGTGGATCGACTACACCAGCGACGACGCCGAAGACATCCACCAAGGCAAGTTCGCGAGCAAGCCCGTCCAGCTGCCACGCGCGGTGCTGAACGTGCTGGCTGCACGTGTGCAGCGGTCGCAAGCGGTGCGGCAGGCTATCCGCAAGCGCCGGTTGAAGGCGGGTTTGCCGCCGCGGCCCAAGGATGCGGACTGGCCCGAGGATCTGCTGTTCTTCGATCTCGACGACGGTGGACCCCGCAACCTCAAGAGCATGCTTCATCGCTGGCGGCGGCTCGCCGCCGCCCTCGGGCTCCCCGCAGGGGTCACACCACACAGCTTGCGCAAGTACATCGGCACCGAAGGCATCACCGCCGGACTCGACGCCACCAAGGTCGCCGACCAACTAGGAAACACCTCACGCGTGCTACGCAAGGCGTATGTGCGCCGCTACCAGCCCCACGCCGACGTGACCGCACTCATCGGCGACAAGATCGGCCCCGCACTCGACGAAGTAGCCCGCCGCCGCTCCTGCTAG
- a CDS encoding helix-turn-helix domain-containing protein, which yields MNADQRKEVAQQITAERKARNITQEDLARLADVPAKTISNLETGRTPHAGTLRKLVDALSGSPRGKPTDDSALQMFTDVTAPMYLRLSEHGRAQALRDIVLLLGAALDRERTDRQKAQATERP from the coding sequence ATGAACGCCGACCAGCGCAAGGAGGTGGCCCAGCAGATCACGGCCGAACGGAAAGCCCGCAACATCACCCAGGAGGATTTGGCACGGCTGGCCGATGTCCCAGCGAAAACCATCAGCAATCTCGAGACCGGGCGGACCCCGCACGCGGGGACGCTGCGCAAACTGGTCGACGCGCTCAGTGGCAGCCCACGTGGCAAGCCGACCGATGACAGCGCACTGCAGATGTTCACCGATGTCACCGCACCGATGTATCTGCGACTGTCCGAACACGGCAGAGCGCAAGCCTTGCGCGACATCGTGCTTCTGCTCGGCGCGGCACTGGATCGCGAACGAACAGACAGGCAGAAGGCGCAAGCGACCGAACGCCCTTGA
- a CDS encoding helix-turn-helix transcriptional regulator, protein MLKQENAVTPADSADGVTRINRRDDLLTTVEVAEEYKFNVGTLRYWRHRGYGPASFARGRKVVYRRCEVEAWIAEQEQLTRRGGTTAA, encoded by the coding sequence ATGCTCAAGCAGGAAAACGCCGTCACCCCGGCAGACTCTGCCGATGGGGTGACGCGCATCAACCGGCGTGACGACTTGCTGACCACCGTCGAAGTCGCAGAAGAGTACAAGTTCAATGTCGGCACTCTCCGGTACTGGCGGCACCGCGGCTACGGTCCGGCGTCTTTCGCCCGGGGCCGCAAGGTGGTCTACCGCCGCTGCGAAGTCGAAGCCTGGATCGCCGAGCAAGAACAGCTCACCCGGCGCGGCGGCACCACCGCCGCATGA
- a CDS encoding Rv0361 family membrane protein, translating to MRRKHPAQPPHTTAPADRTRWSAATAGLVSAAVFTLTVGCSGPASHTPPEADAISSTVQAYLDAFNDGRVDALKDLSCGEFATAFTNTTTDDIRRQSEQARNARGRGTAIDFRNTRIGHNTATTTATITYQHAANDPDHKGRTTVFDLEKNADKWQVCSYSAN from the coding sequence ATGCGACGAAAACACCCTGCCCAGCCACCGCACACCACCGCACCCGCAGACCGGACACGCTGGTCGGCCGCGACGGCCGGACTGGTCTCAGCCGCTGTCTTCACCCTGACCGTCGGCTGCTCAGGACCCGCGTCACACACACCGCCGGAGGCCGATGCCATCTCCAGCACAGTGCAGGCATACCTCGACGCCTTCAACGACGGCCGCGTCGACGCCTTGAAAGACCTCTCATGCGGCGAATTCGCGACAGCATTCACCAACACCACCACCGACGACATCCGCCGCCAATCCGAGCAAGCACGCAACGCACGCGGCCGAGGAACCGCCATCGACTTCCGCAATACCCGAATCGGCCACAACACCGCAACGACAACGGCCACAATCACCTACCAACACGCCGCCAACGACCCGGACCACAAAGGCCGAACCACGGTCTTCGATCTGGAGAAAAACGCCGACAAGTGGCAGGTCTGCTCGTACTCCGCCAACTGA
- a CDS encoding Hint domain-containing protein, which translates to MAEYATDAALAASVIATFGADTPEALAAGVAARAAADEALDAAVADGASEEAAQQAADAAAKKAAEEAAARAEAQEFDQAAARCANSFTGDTPVLLADGSVKAIDDVAKGDRVAAADPAGGEAAAEPVQAVIVHGGPHRMIVAALSDGSVLRATADHPVWVASVGMFVPLADVGVGAHLTTADGSQLSVVALSPYTEVVDAYNLQIARLHTYFAGTGHVLVHNSCSELPSNARSTSSFDEIANRLSRYHGIDRNTASDRLHAIKAAHGRGGADNVLFDMSGNVYDPATREWLGSLTQG; encoded by the coding sequence ATGGCCGAGTACGCCACCGACGCAGCGCTGGCGGCGTCGGTGATCGCGACGTTCGGAGCCGACACGCCGGAGGCGCTGGCGGCAGGCGTTGCCGCTCGCGCGGCCGCGGACGAAGCGCTGGATGCGGCGGTTGCCGACGGCGCGAGCGAGGAAGCGGCGCAGCAGGCCGCCGATGCGGCCGCGAAGAAGGCAGCCGAGGAAGCCGCTGCCCGCGCGGAAGCCCAGGAGTTCGACCAGGCGGCTGCCCGATGCGCCAATAGCTTCACCGGCGACACACCGGTCCTGCTGGCCGACGGCTCCGTCAAGGCGATCGACGACGTTGCCAAGGGCGACAGGGTCGCCGCGGCGGACCCTGCCGGTGGTGAAGCCGCCGCAGAACCTGTGCAGGCCGTCATCGTTCATGGCGGCCCGCACCGGATGATCGTGGCAGCACTGTCCGATGGCAGTGTGCTGCGCGCTACCGCCGATCACCCGGTATGGGTCGCCTCGGTCGGTATGTTCGTTCCGCTCGCCGATGTCGGTGTCGGCGCACACCTCACCACCGCGGACGGGTCACAGCTGTCGGTGGTGGCGTTGTCTCCCTACACCGAGGTGGTCGACGCCTACAACCTCCAGATCGCCCGACTGCATACCTACTTCGCCGGGACCGGCCATGTGCTGGTACACAATTCATGTTCCGAACTGCCGTCCAACGCACGATCGACCTCGAGTTTCGACGAAATCGCCAACCGTCTCTCGCGCTATCACGGCATCGACCGCAATACCGCCAGCGACCGGCTGCACGCCATCAAGGCCGCTCACGGCCGTGGCGGCGCGGACAACGTGCTGTTCGACATGTCAGGCAACGTTTACGATCCCGCCACACGTGAATGGCTGGGATCGCTGACCCAGGGGTAG